Proteins encoded in a region of the Rutidosis leptorrhynchoides isolate AG116_Rl617_1_P2 chromosome 9, CSIRO_AGI_Rlap_v1, whole genome shotgun sequence genome:
- the LOC139866214 gene encoding thioredoxin H1-like, with amino-acid sequence MASEEGVVIGCHTVDQWNEQLEKHKGSQKLVVVDFTASWCGPCRVIAPILADFAKKMPHVTFLKVDVDEVEKVAQDYKVEAMPTFLFIKDGEIVDKVVGAKKDELHACIVKHAGAAAATVSA; translated from the exons ATGGCGTCTGAAGAAGGTGTTGTAATTGGCTGTCACACCGTTGATCAGTGGAACGAACAGCTTGAAAAGCATAAGGGTTCTCAGAAATTG GTGGTTGTGGACTTCACAGCATCATGGTGCGGTCCTTGCCGTGTGATTGCACCAATTTTGGCTGACTTTGCTAAAAAGATGCCCCATGTTACCTTCCTTAAGGTCGATGTTGATGAAGTAGAG AAAGTTGCTCAAGACTATAAAGTGGAGGCCATGCCAACATTTTTGTTCATCAAGGATGGAGAAATAGTGGACAAGGTTGTGGGTGCAAAGAAAGATGAGCTCCATGCCTGCATTGTTAAGCATGCTGGAGCTGCTGCTGCAACTGTATCGGCTTAA